A stretch of Pseudomonas sp. CCC3.1 DNA encodes these proteins:
- a CDS encoding ABC transporter permease, protein MSHSSPVRQEYEVVLEPLLSVPLERELPLGQRLWQQGWVRKGLILILLAVIWELVARYQDNDLLLPSFLQTASALYDGLISGELLSKVAISLVVLLKGYLIGIVLAFALTTLAVSTQFGRDLLSTLTSMFNPLPAIALLPLALLWFGLGQNSLIFVLVHSVLWALALNTYAGFLGVSETQRMAGRNYGLKGIRFVLFILIPAALPSILAGLKIGWAFAWRTLIAAELVFGATSGKGGLGWYIFQNRNELYTDKVFAGLAVVILIGLLVENLVFDTLERVTVKRWGMQR, encoded by the coding sequence ATGAGCCATTCATCACCTGTACGTCAAGAATACGAAGTGGTACTGGAACCCTTGTTGAGCGTGCCGCTGGAGCGTGAACTGCCGCTTGGCCAGCGCCTGTGGCAGCAAGGTTGGGTCCGCAAGGGCTTGATCTTGATTTTGCTGGCGGTGATCTGGGAGTTGGTGGCGCGCTATCAGGATAACGATCTGCTGCTGCCCAGCTTCCTGCAAACCGCCAGTGCACTGTATGACGGCCTGATTAGCGGCGAGCTCTTGAGCAAGGTCGCCATTTCGCTGGTGGTGCTGCTCAAGGGGTACCTGATCGGCATCGTCCTGGCTTTCGCCCTGACCACGTTGGCGGTCTCGACTCAGTTTGGGCGCGACCTGTTGAGCACCTTGACCTCGATGTTCAACCCGCTGCCGGCGATTGCCCTGCTGCCGCTGGCGTTGCTGTGGTTCGGGCTGGGACAGAACAGCCTGATTTTTGTGCTGGTGCACTCGGTGCTATGGGCTTTGGCTCTAAACACGTACGCAGGGTTTCTTGGCGTCTCGGAAACCCAGCGCATGGCCGGGCGCAACTACGGCTTGAAAGGCATTCGTTTTGTGCTGTTTATCCTGATCCCGGCGGCATTGCCGTCGATCCTGGCCGGGCTGAAAATTGGCTGGGCATTTGCCTGGCGCACGTTGATCGCGGCCGAGTTGGTGTTTGGCGCCACTAGTGGCAAAGGAGGGTTGGGCTGGTACATCTTCCAGAACCGCAACGAGCTGTACACCGACAAGGTGTTTGCCGGGCTGGCAGTGGTCATCCTGATCGGTTTGCTGGTCGAAAACCTGGTGTTCGACACGCTGGAGCGAGTGACAGTGAAACGCTGGGGCATGCAGCGCTGA
- a CDS encoding ABC transporter ATP-binding protein, which yields MNASVQGHAASHLTANAPALLSVDQVSLEYRSAQRVVRATHQVSFEVDPADRFILLGPSGCGKSTLLKAVAGFIEPCEGQIRLQGQPVTAPGPDRMVVFQEFDQLPPWKTVKQNVMFPLLASKTLNRRDAEERALHYLDKVGLAAFADAYPHTLSGGMKARVAIARALAMQPKILLMDEPFAALDALTRRKMQEELLLLWEEVRFTLLFVTHSIEEALVVGNRILLLSPHPGRVRAEINSHQYNLHSLGGVEFQASARRIHRLLFDEDETLHTEQTLNFNDIRIAY from the coding sequence ATGAACGCGTCTGTGCAAGGCCACGCGGCCAGCCATCTGACAGCTAACGCCCCGGCACTGTTGTCGGTCGATCAAGTCAGCCTTGAATACCGCTCTGCGCAACGCGTGGTGCGGGCGACTCATCAGGTCAGTTTCGAAGTCGATCCGGCCGATCGTTTTATCCTGCTTGGCCCTTCGGGATGCGGTAAATCGACCTTGCTCAAGGCAGTCGCCGGATTTATCGAACCCTGCGAAGGGCAGATCCGCCTGCAAGGGCAACCCGTCACAGCGCCGGGCCCGGATCGGATGGTGGTGTTCCAGGAGTTCGACCAACTGCCGCCTTGGAAGACCGTGAAGCAGAACGTGATGTTCCCGCTGCTGGCCTCCAAAACTCTTAACCGTCGAGACGCTGAAGAACGGGCGCTGCACTATCTGGACAAGGTCGGGCTGGCGGCCTTTGCCGACGCTTACCCGCACACCTTGTCGGGCGGGATGAAAGCCCGCGTGGCGATTGCCCGCGCGCTGGCGATGCAGCCGAAAATCTTGTTGATGGATGAACCTTTCGCTGCGCTCGACGCGCTGACCCGACGCAAGATGCAAGAAGAGTTATTGCTGCTCTGGGAGGAAGTGCGCTTCACCTTGCTGTTCGTGACGCACTCCATTGAAGAAGCGCTGGTGGTGGGCAACCGGATCTTGCTGCTGTCGCCACATCCGGGGCGTGTGCGGGCCGAAATCAACAGCCACCAGTACAACTTGCACAGCCTCGGCGGCGTGGAGTTCCAAGCGTCGGCGCGGCGTATTCATCGGTTGTTGTTTGATGAAGATGAAACGCTGCACACCGAGCAGACACTGAACTTCAACGATATTCGTATCGCTTATTGA
- a CDS encoding ATP-binding protein, translating to MTPSVLHLMCGKIASGKSTLATALAEQHAAILISEDRWLAALYPDEIHSVADYVRCARRIRQVLQPLVSKLLGSGVSVVLDVPANTVADRQWLRALADGAQVPHCLHYLDVTDDTCRDRLRVRNATGDHDFAATDAEFDLITSYFQIPNVQEGLTIIAH from the coding sequence ATGACCCCCTCTGTATTGCATCTGATGTGCGGCAAGATTGCTTCGGGTAAATCGACGCTGGCAACAGCACTGGCGGAACAGCACGCGGCGATTTTGATTAGCGAAGATCGCTGGCTGGCGGCGCTCTATCCCGATGAGATTCATTCGGTGGCCGATTACGTGCGCTGTGCCCGGCGAATTCGCCAGGTGCTGCAACCGTTGGTGAGCAAGCTGTTGGGGTCAGGTGTGAGCGTGGTGCTGGATGTACCGGCCAATACGGTCGCTGATCGCCAATGGCTGCGAGCCTTGGCCGATGGCGCGCAGGTGCCGCATTGCCTGCATTACCTGGATGTCACTGACGACACGTGCCGCGACCGATTGCGGGTGCGCAATGCCACCGGTGATCATGATTTCGCCGCGACCGATGCCGAGTTCGACCTGATCACGAGCTACTTCCAGATCCCGAATGTGCAAGAAGGGCTGACCATCATTGCTCACTAA
- a CDS encoding NAD(P)H-dependent oxidoreductase, whose protein sequence is MHALIVVAHHNPQSLTHGLATHVAQGLAGAGHTFEIADLSAQAFDPRFSAADLAVHHKQAAAPADVLAEQARIDRADALVLVFPVYWWSMPALLKGWIDRVFANGWAFDFSTDAKLEKKLSHLRVHLLALGGADGATYERRGYTQAMKTQIEHGIFDYCGVQAVTSNLLLESETQDPLIHLNTAQALGRTLFS, encoded by the coding sequence ATGCACGCACTGATCGTTGTTGCTCATCACAATCCCCAATCGCTGACCCATGGCTTGGCCACTCACGTTGCGCAAGGCTTGGCAGGCGCTGGCCATACCTTTGAAATCGCCGATCTGTCAGCGCAGGCCTTTGATCCACGGTTTAGCGCAGCAGACCTTGCTGTGCATCACAAACAGGCCGCTGCACCGGCAGATGTGCTGGCCGAACAGGCGCGAATCGATCGCGCCGATGCGCTGGTGCTGGTCTTCCCTGTTTACTGGTGGTCAATGCCTGCATTGCTCAAGGGCTGGATCGACCGCGTGTTTGCCAATGGCTGGGCGTTTGACTTCAGTACCGATGCCAAGCTGGAAAAAAAGCTCAGCCACCTGCGTGTACACCTGCTCGCGCTCGGCGGGGCTGACGGCGCAACGTACGAGCGGCGCGGCTACACCCAAGCCATGAAGACGCAAATAGAGCACGGTATTTTCGATTATTGCGGCGTACAGGCCGTGACCTCCAACCTGCTGCTAGAGTCCGAAACCCAAGACCCGCTGATTCATTTGAATACCGCGCAAGCCTTGGGACGAACACTTTTCTCCTGA
- a CDS encoding TetR/AcrR family transcriptional regulator translates to MSSTETSTQDSSKQPRRRLSREDRQRQLLDVAWQLVREEGTEALTLGRLAEQAGVTKPVVYDHFSTRAGLLAALYQDFDARQTALMDGALNTSEPTLISKARVIAGSYVDCVLLQGNEIPGVIAALTSSPDLEQIRREYEAIFLEKCRVVLSPFTREGGLTAAHLRAMLGAAEALSQAAATGEITAQQAQEELFETIIAMVERSARHVVGMT, encoded by the coding sequence ATGTCAAGCACCGAGACAAGCACTCAGGATTCAAGCAAACAGCCCCGTCGTCGCCTGTCCAGGGAGGATCGGCAACGTCAATTATTGGATGTCGCCTGGCAATTGGTGCGCGAGGAGGGGACCGAAGCGCTGACTCTCGGGCGGCTGGCCGAGCAGGCGGGGGTCACAAAGCCGGTGGTCTACGACCATTTCAGCACGCGGGCCGGGCTGCTGGCGGCGCTCTATCAAGACTTCGATGCGCGCCAGACAGCGTTGATGGATGGGGCCCTGAACACCAGCGAGCCGACCCTGATCAGCAAGGCGAGGGTCATTGCCGGGTCTTATGTCGATTGTGTGCTGCTGCAAGGCAACGAGATTCCCGGTGTGATCGCGGCGCTGACCAGTTCGCCTGATCTTGAGCAGATCAGGCGCGAGTATGAGGCCATCTTCCTCGAAAAGTGCCGCGTGGTACTCTCGCCCTTCACCCGTGAAGGCGGCCTTACAGCGGCTCATTTGCGAGCGATGCTCGGTGCCGCAGAAGCTTTATCCCAGGCTGCTGCCACAGGGGAAATCACTGCGCAGCAGGCTCAGGAAGAGCTTTTTGAAACGATTATTGCCATGGTCGAGAGAAGTGCGCGGCACGTTGTCGGAATGACGTAG
- a CDS encoding glyoxalase superfamily protein, translating to MFSIEQAKHMAKQLRTSLSTRNHEIPHSTALELVAQQLGYKDWNTASALLAPPASQPSVTFDKPIPVLRMFDETKAREFYLDFLGFGVEFEHRFEAGMPLYLGISRNGLELHLSEHHGDASPGATLFVPMHAVEQFRDELVAKHYGYGRPQIVQQDWGQVLEVHDPFGNRIRFCQR from the coding sequence ATGTTTTCAATCGAGCAGGCCAAGCACATGGCCAAGCAACTGCGCACGTCACTGTCGACACGCAATCACGAGATACCGCACAGCACAGCGCTGGAGCTGGTTGCGCAGCAACTGGGGTACAAGGACTGGAACACCGCGTCCGCCCTGCTGGCCCCGCCTGCCTCCCAACCGAGTGTCACTTTCGACAAACCGATTCCCGTTTTGCGAATGTTTGACGAGACCAAGGCACGCGAGTTCTATCTGGACTTTCTGGGTTTTGGCGTGGAGTTCGAGCATCGGTTCGAGGCCGGCATGCCGCTGTATCTGGGCATCAGCCGTAATGGCCTGGAGTTGCACCTGTCCGAACATCACGGCGACGCCAGCCCAGGCGCAACGCTCTTTGTACCGATGCACGCCGTCGAGCAGTTTCGCGATGAATTAGTGGCCAAGCATTACGGCTACGGGCGTCCACAGATCGTTCAACAAGACTGGGGACAGGTGCTGGAAGTGCACGACCCTTTCGGCAATCGGATTCGATTCTGCCAACGCTGA
- a CDS encoding LysR family transcriptional regulator yields the protein MGTEVYDQLAIFSAVAQECSFTRAAARLNMSQPAISRAMRQLEERLGVRLLARSTRSVAPTEAGKQLLKVIAPRFQEIDSELQALSRYRDKPAGKLRITAGEHCAITVLHPVLATLLPDNPELEIEIIVEYGFTDIVADGFDAGVRLGDKVAMDMIAMPIGPDMRMAVVGSPAYFAHHPKPLAPNDLAEHNCITLRMPTYGGLLSWEFEKNGREVNVRVSGQLVFNTIAMRLESALQGLGLAYIPEDLVMTHIAEGRLVRVLDDWCEPFTGYHLYYPSRNQSSPAFKLLRDALCQQLAKPGQG from the coding sequence ATGGGCACAGAAGTTTACGATCAACTGGCGATTTTCTCGGCCGTGGCGCAGGAGTGCAGTTTCACCCGCGCCGCCGCCCGCCTCAATATGTCGCAACCGGCGATCAGCCGAGCGATGCGTCAACTCGAAGAGCGCCTGGGAGTCAGGTTGCTGGCACGCTCCACGCGCAGCGTAGCCCCCACAGAAGCCGGTAAACAGCTGCTCAAGGTGATCGCGCCCAGGTTTCAGGAAATCGACAGCGAACTGCAAGCGCTGAGCCGGTACCGCGACAAACCTGCGGGCAAACTGCGGATTACCGCAGGCGAACATTGTGCAATCACCGTCCTGCACCCGGTGCTTGCCACGTTGCTGCCAGACAACCCGGAGCTGGAAATCGAGATCATTGTCGAGTACGGCTTTACCGACATCGTCGCCGATGGCTTCGATGCGGGCGTTCGGTTGGGTGACAAAGTGGCAATGGACATGATCGCCATGCCGATTGGCCCCGACATGCGCATGGCGGTGGTTGGATCTCCGGCTTATTTCGCCCATCACCCCAAGCCGCTGGCCCCAAACGACCTGGCCGAACACAATTGCATCACCCTGCGCATGCCCACTTACGGCGGCTTGCTGTCCTGGGAGTTTGAGAAAAACGGTCGCGAGGTCAACGTGCGCGTATCTGGCCAACTGGTGTTCAACACCATCGCCATGCGCCTGGAAAGCGCCCTTCAAGGGCTGGGCCTTGCCTACATTCCCGAAGACCTGGTCATGACACACATTGCCGAAGGGCGACTGGTTCGCGTGCTGGACGACTGGTGCGAACCGTTCACCGGCTACCACCTCTATTACCCCAGCAGGAACCAATCCTCCCCGGCCTTCAAATTATTGCGCGATGCCCTGTGCCAGCAGCTTGCCAAACCCGGTCAGGGATGA
- a CDS encoding FecR family protein, with product MTDLPDAPVVPSEHVQRQATAWFAQREEMAQQPTLRQRFEQWHQANPEHAAAYQALETLWQSHEFEQALRGLDLDLPAAPVRPARTPRKAWWVATAAMVLMMLTSGWLSDLPMRLRADQITAVAEVRHLTLDDGSQIVLGSHSAISTDINNDHRRVHLLRGELYVEAFHDPSRPLTISAADATVTVVGTQFSVELQGSDVTVAVREGKVRFADQTGEQSLLLAGNWQQLKNAHLQPVNTEGAERQMAWVQGRLSFQDQPLAQVLNTLERYYPQPILLFNDNAAKHRVSGNYQLDNPLAIVQALNKVTSTQLTRLPGGMLVIH from the coding sequence ATGACTGACTTACCAGACGCCCCTGTTGTGCCCAGCGAGCACGTCCAGCGCCAGGCCACCGCTTGGTTCGCCCAGCGCGAGGAGATGGCGCAACAGCCAACACTGCGTCAACGCTTTGAGCAATGGCACCAGGCAAACCCGGAACACGCCGCCGCGTACCAGGCACTCGAAACACTGTGGCAAAGCCATGAGTTCGAGCAGGCGCTGCGCGGTCTTGACCTCGACCTGCCAGCCGCTCCGGTCCGCCCTGCCCGTACACCGCGCAAAGCGTGGTGGGTTGCGACAGCCGCCATGGTGCTGATGATGCTCACCAGTGGCTGGCTTTCCGACCTGCCGATGCGTCTGCGCGCCGATCAGATCACCGCCGTGGCCGAGGTTCGGCACCTGACCCTCGACGACGGCTCGCAGATTGTTCTGGGCAGCCACAGCGCAATCAGCACTGACATCAATAACGACCACCGCCGCGTGCATTTGCTACGCGGCGAGCTCTACGTCGAAGCCTTTCACGATCCCTCGCGCCCACTGACTATCAGCGCCGCTGATGCCACCGTGACCGTGGTCGGCACCCAATTCAGCGTTGAGCTGCAAGGTTCGGACGTGACCGTCGCAGTGCGTGAGGGCAAGGTGCGCTTTGCCGACCAGACCGGTGAGCAAAGTCTGTTGCTGGCAGGTAACTGGCAGCAACTCAAGAACGCTCACCTGCAACCCGTGAACACCGAAGGCGCTGAGCGGCAAATGGCCTGGGTGCAGGGCCGCCTGTCTTTTCAGGACCAGCCGCTGGCTCAGGTGCTGAACACCCTTGAACGCTATTACCCGCAGCCCATCCTGCTGTTCAACGACAACGCAGCCAAACACCGCGTCAGTGGCAATTACCAACTGGATAATCCGCTGGCAATCGTCCAGGCCCTGAACAAGGTGACGTCGACCCAACTGACACGTTTGCCGGGCGGCATGCTGGTGATTCACTAA
- a CDS encoding ABC transporter substrate-binding protein, with the protein MSTSIKSLAVSIGLGISLLAGSFVAPTAAHAEGEIRIAEQFGIVYLLLNVVRDQHLIEKHGKEQGIDIKVDWTQLSGGAAVNDALLSGSIDIAGAGVGPLLTIWDRTHGKQNVKAVASLGNFPYYLVSNNPQVKTIADITEKDRIAVPAVGVSVQSRFLQYAAAKQWGDKEYNRLDKYTIAVPHPDATAALIAGGTELSGHFSNPPFQDQALKNPNVHVVLNTYDLLGPNSPTVLFATEKFRKQNPKTYTAFIEALRDAAEFAQNDKGAAVDTYIRVTHSNVDRAELLKIIDNPQFEFSITPKNTYPLAEFMYRVGVLKNKPESWKDYFFQDAKPLQGS; encoded by the coding sequence ATGTCTACCTCTATCAAATCCCTGGCCGTCAGCATCGGCCTGGGCATCAGCTTGCTCGCCGGCAGCTTTGTCGCCCCGACTGCGGCCCATGCCGAAGGCGAGATTCGTATCGCCGAACAGTTCGGCATTGTGTATTTGTTGCTTAACGTGGTGCGCGATCAACACCTGATCGAGAAGCATGGCAAGGAGCAGGGCATCGACATCAAAGTCGACTGGACCCAACTGTCCGGCGGTGCCGCGGTCAATGATGCGCTGCTCTCAGGTTCTATCGATATTGCCGGTGCCGGGGTCGGCCCGTTGTTGACCATCTGGGACCGTACGCACGGCAAGCAGAACGTCAAAGCCGTGGCTTCGCTGGGCAATTTTCCGTACTACCTGGTGAGCAACAACCCGCAGGTTAAAACCATCGCTGACATCACCGAAAAGGATCGGATTGCCGTGCCTGCGGTGGGTGTTTCCGTGCAATCGCGCTTCCTGCAATACGCGGCTGCCAAGCAATGGGGTGACAAGGAATACAACCGCCTCGACAAATACACGATTGCCGTTCCACACCCCGATGCCACCGCGGCATTGATTGCCGGCGGCACCGAGCTGAGCGGGCACTTCTCCAATCCGCCATTCCAGGATCAGGCGCTGAAAAACCCGAACGTGCACGTGGTGCTTAATACCTACGACCTGCTGGGCCCGAACTCGCCCACCGTGCTGTTTGCCACCGAAAAATTCCGCAAGCAGAACCCTAAAACGTACACCGCCTTTATTGAAGCCCTGCGCGACGCGGCCGAGTTTGCCCAGAACGATAAGGGCGCGGCAGTCGACACTTATATCCGCGTCACGCACTCCAACGTGGATCGTGCCGAGTTGCTGAAAATCATCGACAACCCGCAGTTCGAATTCAGCATCACGCCGAAAAACACCTACCCGCTGGCGGAGTTCATGTACCGCGTCGGTGTGCTTAAGAACAAACCTGAATCCTGGAAGGACTACTTCTTCCAGGACGCGAAGCCGCTGCAAGGGAGCTGA
- a CDS encoding RNA polymerase sigma factor: MSTQDSQQKLSELYINQRSALVRMLSRVVGCASLAEDLAQETYVKVANALNTRPIEYLHPFLYQTARYLAFDHLRSLRSKRRFECQVSDERHLTEIATNAPGPDSQLQGQQSLKQFQAALTTLPKRQQQILVLSKLHDLSKVEIAQRLDVSISTVEKDLRTALNACAKAIQKQASHD; this comes from the coding sequence ATGAGCACACAGGACAGTCAGCAAAAGCTGAGCGAGCTGTACATCAACCAGCGCAGTGCGCTGGTTCGGATGTTATCTCGGGTGGTGGGGTGTGCCAGTCTGGCGGAAGATCTGGCGCAAGAAACCTATGTCAAGGTGGCCAATGCCTTGAACACCCGGCCTATCGAATACCTGCACCCTTTTCTGTATCAGACCGCCCGTTATCTGGCCTTCGATCACCTGCGCAGTTTGCGCAGCAAAAGGCGTTTCGAATGCCAGGTCAGTGACGAGCGACACCTCACCGAAATCGCCACCAACGCGCCCGGCCCCGACAGTCAGTTGCAAGGCCAACAATCTCTGAAACAGTTTCAAGCAGCGCTCACCACGCTGCCCAAGCGCCAGCAACAGATTCTGGTGCTGAGCAAATTGCATGACTTGTCCAAGGTGGAAATCGCCCAGCGCCTGGATGTTTCGATCAGCACGGTTGAAAAAGATTTGCGTACTGCGCTTAATGCCTGCGCCAAAGCCATCCAGAAGCAAGCCTCCCATGACTGA
- a CDS encoding TauD/TfdA family dioxygenase, which produces MSAPSAFANAVGIAPQTFDIRPFSGAVGAEIIGLDLALPVNDQDFARIHRAHLEHHVVVFRDQRITAQQQIDFSRRFGVLQIHVLKQFLLTGHPEILIVSNIIENGQSIGLGDAGKFWHSDLSYKELPSLGSMLHAQELPSEGGDTLFADMHKAWDALPHALRAAVEGRSAAHSYTARYSETKFEGNWRPTLTPEQLAQVNEVVHPIVRTHPENGRKALFVSEGFTTRIVGLPEDESRQLLAELYAHSVLPENIYRHQWQPHDLVFWDNRSLIHLAAGCPSHLRRKLYRTTIQGDAPF; this is translated from the coding sequence ATGTCTGCACCGTCTGCCTTTGCGAATGCCGTTGGCATCGCCCCTCAAACCTTCGACATTCGCCCGTTCAGTGGCGCCGTAGGTGCCGAAATAATCGGTCTTGATCTGGCACTGCCGGTCAATGACCAGGATTTCGCCCGTATTCACCGCGCTCATCTTGAGCATCACGTGGTGGTGTTCCGTGATCAGCGCATTACCGCGCAACAGCAAATCGACTTCAGCCGCCGCTTTGGCGTGTTGCAAATCCATGTGCTCAAGCAGTTTTTGCTGACCGGCCACCCAGAAATACTCATTGTTTCCAACATTATTGAGAACGGCCAATCCATCGGCCTGGGGGATGCCGGCAAGTTCTGGCACTCCGACCTGTCTTATAAAGAACTGCCAAGCCTGGGCTCGATGCTGCATGCCCAGGAACTGCCGTCCGAAGGCGGCGACACGCTGTTTGCCGACATGCACAAAGCCTGGGATGCGTTGCCGCACGCACTGCGCGCAGCCGTTGAAGGTCGCTCGGCTGCGCACTCGTACACCGCGCGTTACAGCGAAACCAAATTCGAAGGCAACTGGCGTCCCACCTTGACCCCGGAGCAACTGGCTCAGGTCAACGAAGTGGTGCACCCCATCGTGCGTACACACCCGGAAAACGGGCGTAAGGCACTGTTCGTCAGTGAGGGTTTCACCACCCGCATCGTCGGTCTGCCAGAGGATGAAAGTCGGCAATTGCTGGCTGAGTTGTACGCCCACAGCGTGCTGCCAGAGAACATCTATCGCCACCAATGGCAGCCCCATGACCTGGTGTTCTGGGACAACCGTTCGCTGATTCACCTGGCTGCCGGCTGCCCAAGCCATCTGCGCCGCAAGCTGTATCGCACCACTATTCAGGGCGACGCCCCTTTCTGA
- a CDS encoding alpha/beta hydrolase: MKDKALKASFLAAMISLAGADAGAADSRENPFTLVYGGAITRNEVGKVNIHPVTYTLNGLNIAANVYTPAHYDPTKKYPAVVVAHPNGGVKEQVAGLYSQRLAEQGYIAITADAAYQGASGGTPRNVDKPANRVEDIHGMADFIASYPGVDPQRLGLLGICGGGGYSLKAAQTDKRFKAVATLSMFNSGEVRRNGYMDSQLDSIQQRLKQASEARAQEAAGGEVLYANDVKLTDEQIAKLPFELYRQGFEYYGKTHAHPNSSSKFTLSSLLDLMSFDARDQLELLNQPLLMLAGSKADSLYMTNQAFAKATGTQDKELFLIDGATHIETYWVPEYVDVALQKLSEFYGRTL; the protein is encoded by the coding sequence ATGAAGGACAAAGCCCTCAAAGCCAGTTTTCTGGCGGCCATGATCAGTCTGGCTGGAGCCGATGCCGGCGCCGCAGATTCGCGCGAGAACCCCTTCACGCTGGTCTACGGTGGCGCGATCACCCGGAACGAAGTCGGCAAGGTCAATATTCACCCTGTGACATACACGCTAAATGGGCTAAACATCGCCGCCAATGTCTACACGCCTGCCCATTATGATCCAACCAAAAAGTACCCGGCCGTGGTGGTGGCCCACCCCAACGGGGGCGTCAAGGAACAGGTCGCGGGCTTGTATTCTCAGCGTCTGGCCGAGCAGGGTTACATCGCGATAACGGCGGATGCAGCCTACCAGGGCGCTAGCGGCGGCACGCCACGCAATGTCGACAAACCCGCCAACCGAGTTGAAGACATCCACGGCATGGCAGATTTTATCGCCAGCTATCCGGGTGTTGACCCGCAACGTCTGGGGCTGCTGGGCATTTGCGGCGGTGGCGGTTACTCACTGAAGGCCGCGCAAACCGACAAGCGCTTCAAGGCAGTGGCTACGTTGAGCATGTTCAACTCCGGCGAGGTGCGGCGTAATGGTTACATGGACTCGCAACTCGACAGCATTCAACAACGGCTGAAACAGGCTTCTGAGGCCCGTGCCCAAGAGGCGGCAGGCGGTGAGGTGCTATACGCCAATGATGTGAAGCTGACCGATGAGCAGATCGCCAAGCTTCCGTTTGAACTGTATCGACAGGGTTTCGAATATTACGGAAAAACCCACGCCCATCCGAACTCAAGCAGCAAGTTCACTTTGAGCAGTTTGCTTGACCTGATGAGCTTCGATGCCAGGGATCAGCTGGAGTTGCTGAATCAGCCGTTGCTGATGTTGGCGGGCAGCAAGGCAGACAGCCTTTACATGACGAATCAGGCGTTTGCCAAGGCTACGGGTACTCAGGACAAAGAATTGTTCCTGATCGACGGTGCGACCCATATCGAAACGTATTGGGTACCCGAGTATGTCGATGTCGCCCTACAGAAGCTGAGCGAATTTTACGGTCGAACGCTTTGA
- a CDS encoding flavin reductase family protein, translating into MDKHIAAVPLDKAYRLINHGPTILVSARHAGVQNVMAASWACALDFAPPKVTVVLDKSVKTRELVEQSGLFVIQVPTVAQLKLTSQVGSLSLNTDPNKLSDSGVELFEIEGHDQPFVAGCSAWLACKLIPEPHNQNAYDLFIGEVVGAWADTRVFKDGHWHFENADPAWRSLHYIAGGHYYATGEALDVDDHQV; encoded by the coding sequence ATGGACAAGCACATTGCCGCCGTCCCCTTGGACAAAGCCTATCGACTGATCAATCACGGCCCGACGATTCTGGTGTCGGCCCGCCATGCAGGCGTGCAGAACGTCATGGCAGCCTCTTGGGCCTGCGCCTTGGATTTTGCCCCGCCAAAAGTCACCGTGGTATTGGACAAGAGCGTCAAAACCCGTGAACTGGTGGAACAAAGCGGGTTGTTTGTGATTCAGGTGCCCACCGTGGCGCAGCTCAAACTGACCAGTCAGGTTGGCAGCCTGAGCCTGAATACCGACCCAAACAAACTCAGCGACAGCGGCGTTGAGCTGTTTGAGATTGAAGGGCATGACCAGCCGTTTGTAGCCGGGTGTTCCGCTTGGCTGGCTTGCAAACTGATCCCCGAACCCCACAACCAGAACGCCTATGACTTGTTCATAGGTGAAGTGGTCGGCGCCTGGGCCGACACCCGGGTATTCAAGGACGGGCACTGGCACTTCGAAAACGCAGATCCGGCATGGCGCAGCCTGCATTACATCGCGGGGGGTCACTATTACGCGACCGGTGAAGCGCTGGATGTTGATGACCATCAGGTGTAA